The following proteins are encoded in a genomic region of Neomicrococcus aestuarii:
- a CDS encoding TerC family protein, translated as MTDQLTAQFQIITFVVLGLVLLFDLLYVVKRPHEPSMKEAGLWVGFYVTLALIFAGLMFWQAGPDYGAEFLAGWVTEYSLSVDNLFVFIIIMARFSVPRKYQQEVLMFGIIIALILRGIFIAIGAVALEHMSWIFYLFGAFLLWTAWKQATDSGEEEEEGAEPGFVARLTKRLPVSENFDGNKLRTTVNGKRLFTPMVLVFITIGITDLMFAFDSIPAIFGLTQSPFIVFTANIFALMGLRQLYFLLGGLMERLVYLKHALSAILAFIGVKLIFHAMHENELPFINGGHGIEWAPEIPTFLSLGIIVGILVIAIVASLIASKNVKVDERLKEDSKRALSDEN; from the coding sequence TTGACAGACCAGCTCACAGCACAATTCCAGATCATCACGTTTGTGGTGCTCGGCCTCGTGCTTCTATTTGATCTTCTATACGTGGTTAAGCGACCACACGAACCTTCTATGAAGGAAGCCGGCCTGTGGGTTGGTTTCTATGTCACTCTCGCACTTATTTTTGCGGGATTGATGTTTTGGCAAGCCGGCCCAGATTACGGTGCGGAGTTCCTTGCAGGTTGGGTGACCGAGTATTCACTCTCTGTTGACAACCTGTTTGTCTTCATCATCATCATGGCTCGCTTCTCGGTACCTCGTAAGTACCAGCAAGAAGTGCTGATGTTCGGCATCATTATTGCGTTGATTCTTCGCGGTATCTTCATTGCTATCGGCGCTGTTGCTCTCGAGCACATGAGCTGGATCTTCTACTTGTTCGGCGCTTTCTTGCTCTGGACCGCGTGGAAGCAAGCTACAGATTCCGGTGAAGAAGAAGAGGAAGGCGCGGAGCCTGGCTTCGTTGCTCGTCTCACCAAGCGTCTGCCAGTCTCGGAGAACTTCGACGGCAACAAGTTGCGCACCACCGTCAACGGAAAGCGCTTGTTCACCCCGATGGTTCTGGTGTTCATCACCATCGGTATCACCGACTTGATGTTCGCTTTCGACTCGATTCCAGCTATCTTCGGACTCACCCAGAGCCCGTTCATTGTGTTCACGGCGAACATTTTCGCGCTCATGGGGTTGCGCCAGTTGTACTTCCTCTTGGGCGGACTCATGGAGCGCCTCGTGTACCTCAAGCACGCTTTGTCTGCGATCCTCGCGTTTATTGGTGTGAAACTCATCTTCCACGCTATGCATGAGAACGAGTTGCCATTCATCAATGGTGGCCATGGCATTGAATGGGCTCCCGAGATCCCAACGTTCTTGTCCCTCGGCATCATCGTGGGCATTCTGGTGATCGCGATCGTCGCTAGCTTGATCGCAAGCAAGAACGTCAAGGTGGACGAGCGCCTCAAGGAAGACTCGAAGCGCGCGCTCTCTGATGAGAACTAG
- a CDS encoding MFS transporter, protein MNTLSGLPPEISQDQLQKRVIRSLSASQLLSGIGNGASLAVGSLLAVQISGSEAFAGAATLAISVAGALSALPLASLALQRGRRRALTTGYFLAALGALGMMFVPPTQSFPLLLVSAFLLGVGNAANLQARFAATDLAAPQHRGRDLGLVVWAITIGAVAGPNLIAPGAAIGRFLGLPDMSGPFVISLVGMIAAILVLNLGLRPDPLKFAQRLKQEQTDGVSSTEVLPRRSSLVEGVSALRALPQARLGVGVVVFAHLTMVGIMSMTPVHVQHLSAQHSGGSALAPAAMDTLVVIGFIISLHIAGMFALSPLFGMLADRWGRQRSMVLAQAVFAASALCVILGKNSQLAVTVSLVLLGLAWSIATVSGSAYVSESVTEESRVPVQGMSDTLMGVAGAAGSGLAGLVLATWGFEGLAWIGLAIAGAVAVWILSNRSRAT, encoded by the coding sequence GTGAACACTTTGAGCGGTCTTCCTCCGGAAATCTCGCAAGATCAATTGCAGAAGCGAGTCATTCGCTCGCTGTCCGCTTCGCAGTTGCTGAGCGGGATTGGTAACGGCGCCAGCTTGGCGGTGGGATCGCTCCTGGCGGTTCAGATTTCTGGATCGGAGGCATTTGCCGGAGCGGCGACGCTAGCGATCAGTGTCGCCGGCGCTTTGTCGGCACTGCCGTTGGCCTCACTTGCGCTACAGAGAGGACGACGGCGCGCGCTCACCACCGGCTACTTCCTTGCGGCACTCGGGGCTCTGGGGATGATGTTCGTCCCGCCGACGCAAAGTTTCCCGCTACTTCTAGTCTCGGCGTTCCTTCTGGGAGTGGGAAACGCGGCCAACCTTCAGGCTCGATTTGCGGCAACGGACCTTGCCGCTCCACAACATCGCGGTCGGGACTTGGGGCTGGTGGTCTGGGCAATCACGATAGGTGCCGTGGCTGGGCCGAACCTCATTGCGCCAGGCGCCGCCATTGGACGCTTCTTGGGTCTTCCCGACATGAGCGGCCCCTTCGTGATTTCTTTGGTGGGCATGATTGCCGCCATTCTCGTCTTGAACCTTGGACTCAGGCCAGATCCACTGAAGTTCGCGCAGCGGCTGAAACAAGAGCAGACTGACGGTGTTTCCTCGACGGAGGTTCTTCCGAGACGCTCTTCTCTCGTCGAAGGAGTTTCGGCTCTCAGAGCTTTGCCTCAAGCGCGGCTTGGCGTCGGCGTAGTCGTGTTTGCTCACTTGACGATGGTCGGCATCATGTCCATGACACCTGTTCACGTGCAGCACCTGTCGGCGCAACATTCCGGTGGGTCGGCTTTAGCGCCGGCTGCCATGGACACCCTTGTTGTTATCGGTTTCATCATCTCATTGCATATCGCCGGAATGTTCGCTTTGTCCCCGCTCTTCGGCATGCTCGCTGATCGTTGGGGTCGGCAACGATCAATGGTTTTGGCGCAGGCTGTTTTTGCGGCGAGCGCGTTGTGCGTCATTCTGGGGAAAAACAGCCAGCTTGCCGTCACGGTATCGTTGGTCCTCTTGGGGCTGGCGTGGTCCATCGCAACCGTTTCGGGCTCTGCCTACGTGAGCGAATCAGTGACAGAGGAATCCCGGGTGCCTGTTCAGGGTATGAGCGATACGCTGATGGGCGTCGCAGGGGCCGCAGGTTCCGGACTAGCCGGACTTGTCTTGGCTACGTGGGGCTTTGAGGGGCTCGCCTGGATCGGCTTGGCAATAGCAGGAGCCGTCGCCGTATGGATACTTTCCAACCGATCGCGGGCCACTTAG
- a CDS encoding alpha/beta fold hydrolase, whose amino-acid sequence MSQEQSAITSNAAGINRALTVGASSGSRSHVAEAPIVLRGMTATSHRFHVPLVHSDASSPSIEIFAREINSLEDTDGYDIDGEVSQGDDNQAEDNRATDQASTTRTKPWLLYLQGGPGFGAPRLSSLSGWLKEATRTFRVLLLDQRGTGLSTPINHQVLAGMAPDEQADYLTHFRADSIVRDAELIRSTLGLKSWSIFGQSFGGFCALSYLSTFPESLDRAIITGGLAPLHGSADRVYRATYARMRARNVEYFAKYPADREILNQVLECVRRGDQIFSDGRNVSVGAVQMLGMFLGGNTRIDQLHFHLEGALLTTAEGTQLSDSFKETLRQQASFASAPLYAVMHESIYAQGEATQWAANRVLAENPDFDPFSPEPLLTGEMIFPWHFTEDPALRPLKEAAERIANKADWPQLYDVERLKTNQVPVAAAVYSHDVYVDRDLSLETAQSVQGLRGWETSKFHHDGISDDGAAIFARLLGMTRVD is encoded by the coding sequence GTGAGCCAAGAACAGTCGGCGATTACGAGCAATGCAGCCGGAATCAACCGTGCGCTAACCGTCGGGGCTTCATCGGGTTCACGGAGTCACGTTGCCGAAGCACCCATTGTTCTTCGCGGTATGACGGCTACCAGCCACCGATTTCACGTTCCTCTGGTCCACTCCGACGCGAGCTCTCCGAGCATCGAAATTTTTGCACGCGAAATCAATTCGCTCGAGGACACTGACGGCTACGACATTGACGGCGAAGTCAGCCAGGGGGATGACAACCAAGCGGAGGACAACCGGGCGACCGACCAAGCCTCCACTACGCGTACCAAGCCGTGGCTGCTGTATTTGCAGGGCGGCCCCGGCTTTGGCGCCCCACGGCTCTCTTCACTGTCTGGCTGGCTCAAGGAAGCAACTAGAACGTTTCGAGTTCTCCTGTTAGACCAACGCGGAACCGGATTGAGCACTCCGATCAATCATCAAGTTCTCGCCGGAATGGCTCCCGATGAACAGGCCGATTACCTGACTCACTTCAGAGCAGATTCGATCGTCCGCGATGCCGAGCTCATCCGTTCAACTTTGGGGTTGAAGTCGTGGTCTATTTTCGGCCAAAGCTTCGGCGGGTTTTGCGCGCTCTCATATCTCTCCACTTTCCCGGAATCTCTTGACCGTGCCATCATCACCGGTGGTCTGGCGCCTCTTCATGGCTCGGCGGATCGCGTGTATCGCGCAACCTACGCGCGCATGCGCGCCAGGAACGTCGAGTACTTCGCCAAATACCCAGCAGACCGGGAAATTCTTAATCAGGTGCTTGAATGCGTTCGCCGCGGAGATCAGATCTTCAGCGACGGTCGAAATGTTTCGGTGGGTGCAGTGCAGATGCTTGGAATGTTCCTAGGCGGGAATACACGCATTGATCAGTTGCACTTCCACCTCGAGGGAGCCCTACTCACCACTGCCGAAGGAACACAACTGAGCGATTCCTTCAAAGAAACCCTCCGACAGCAAGCATCCTTCGCATCCGCTCCGCTCTATGCCGTAATGCACGAAAGCATCTACGCCCAAGGAGAAGCCACTCAATGGGCTGCGAACAGAGTGCTTGCCGAAAATCCAGACTTCGATCCGTTCTCACCAGAACCACTGCTCACCGGCGAAATGATCTTTCCGTGGCACTTCACCGAAGACCCTGCACTTCGGCCGCTCAAAGAGGCAGCGGAAAGGATTGCCAACAAGGCGGATTGGCCTCAGCTTTATGACGTTGAACGGCTGAAGACCAACCAGGTCCCTGTCGCCGCAGCGGTCTACTCACACGATGTGTACGTGGATCGAGACCTGAGCCTGGAAACGGCACAGAGCGTTCAGGGACTGCGGGGCTGGGAAACCAGCAAATTTCATCACGATGGAATCTCTGATGACGGCGCCGCTATCTTTGCCCGGTTATTAGGGATGACTCGGGTCGACTAA
- a CDS encoding DEAD/DEAH box helicase translates to MNLAEMVPSAPSNEVLPDATYEKFLEWVSSRGLTLYPAQDEAIMEIVEGNNVILATPTGSGKSMVAIGAHFHALSRGERSYYTAPIKALVSEKFFDLCKIFGAENVGMVTGDSSVNQDAPIICCTAEILANTALREGSRADLGVVVMDEFHFYSDPQRGWAWQVPLLELPQAQLLLMSATLGDTSFFEEELTSRTHRRTVTIAHAERPIPLHFYYSEDPIHEAIQELLETRQTPIYVVHFSQLAAIDRASDLMSINVCSREEKDRIAEMIAGFRFGAGFGKTLNRLVRHGIGVHHAGMLPKYRRLVEQLAQAGLLKVICGTDTLGVGINVPIRTVMLTALTKYDGVRQRLLNAREFHQIAGRAGRAGFDTAGTVVVQAPEHDIENKRAMEKAVAKFGDDQRKLRQVNKKKAPEGFLTWSRKSFDKLVTSVPEKLTSSFTVSHSMLLNLLEREDDSFAAARTLLTENHEPPAKKKQLILRALGILRELLATGVVERLETPDKYGNRLALTVHLQANFALNQPLSPFALAVLEVLDPEAPSYALDVVSVIEATLENPRQILSAHEKKARGVAIEAMKAEGLDYNARMEALEDVTYPKPLEELLDQSFETYRKGAPWLSDFELAPKSIVRDIYERAMSFAEYVNLYGIARSEGVLLRYLTDAFKALRQTVPRDALREDLEDLIDWLGEVVRQTDSSLLDEWEQLSGDTVDANDLTDPSEILPPAPPKVTANERAFRVMVRNEMFRRVQLFADEKAELLGELDASAGFDTEFWNDLLDEYFDEHDDIDDGPAARGPNLLIIDASEAASKRQWKVRQIFADPAGNHDWGIEATVDLDASDEAGQAIVTLTSAGRLDG, encoded by the coding sequence ATGAATCTTGCCGAAATGGTGCCCAGCGCACCGTCTAACGAAGTTTTGCCTGACGCTACCTATGAGAAGTTCCTCGAGTGGGTGTCTTCTCGCGGGCTCACGCTCTACCCGGCCCAAGACGAAGCGATCATGGAGATCGTCGAAGGCAACAACGTCATCCTTGCGACGCCAACGGGTTCCGGCAAGTCGATGGTGGCCATTGGGGCGCACTTCCATGCGCTCTCTCGCGGCGAGCGCAGTTATTACACCGCGCCTATCAAGGCGCTTGTTTCTGAGAAGTTTTTTGATCTGTGCAAGATCTTCGGTGCTGAGAACGTAGGAATGGTCACGGGCGACTCTTCCGTGAATCAAGATGCTCCCATCATTTGCTGTACGGCTGAGATTCTGGCGAACACTGCCCTTCGCGAAGGTTCGCGCGCTGATCTTGGCGTAGTAGTGATGGACGAGTTCCACTTCTACTCAGACCCACAGCGCGGATGGGCCTGGCAAGTTCCGTTGCTTGAACTCCCCCAAGCGCAATTGCTTCTAATGTCTGCAACCCTCGGCGACACGAGCTTCTTCGAAGAAGAACTGACGTCTCGCACTCACCGCCGCACGGTCACCATTGCGCACGCGGAACGCCCTATTCCCTTGCACTTCTATTACTCGGAAGATCCCATTCACGAGGCTATTCAGGAATTGCTGGAGACCCGCCAGACTCCCATCTATGTGGTGCACTTCAGCCAATTGGCCGCTATCGATCGCGCGAGCGACCTCATGAGCATCAACGTGTGCTCTCGTGAAGAAAAAGACCGCATTGCAGAAATGATCGCAGGCTTCCGTTTTGGTGCCGGCTTTGGAAAGACGTTGAACCGGCTCGTACGCCACGGCATTGGCGTTCACCACGCAGGCATGCTGCCCAAGTACCGACGCTTGGTGGAGCAGCTTGCGCAAGCGGGCCTTCTGAAGGTTATTTGCGGTACGGACACTCTTGGCGTTGGTATCAACGTTCCCATTCGTACCGTGATGCTCACGGCGTTGACGAAATACGACGGCGTACGTCAGCGATTGTTGAACGCTCGGGAATTTCATCAGATTGCAGGCCGAGCTGGCCGAGCAGGTTTTGATACTGCCGGAACCGTTGTGGTCCAAGCTCCTGAGCACGACATCGAGAACAAGCGTGCAATGGAAAAGGCGGTTGCGAAGTTCGGCGATGATCAGCGCAAGTTACGCCAAGTCAACAAGAAGAAAGCACCCGAAGGATTCCTCACCTGGAGTCGGAAGTCCTTTGACAAGCTCGTCACTTCCGTTCCGGAGAAGCTGACGTCCTCCTTTACGGTCTCTCACTCGATGCTCCTGAATCTCCTAGAGCGCGAGGACGACTCCTTTGCCGCAGCGCGCACTCTCTTGACGGAGAACCACGAGCCGCCTGCGAAGAAGAAGCAATTGATCCTGCGCGCACTGGGCATTTTGCGCGAGCTCTTGGCAACCGGTGTGGTGGAACGCCTCGAAACTCCGGACAAGTACGGAAACCGTTTGGCGCTGACCGTGCACTTACAAGCGAACTTCGCCTTGAACCAGCCGCTATCTCCTTTCGCGCTGGCTGTTCTGGAAGTTTTGGATCCCGAAGCGCCGTCCTACGCGTTGGACGTGGTCTCAGTAATTGAGGCAACGCTGGAGAATCCGCGCCAAATCCTGAGTGCTCACGAGAAGAAGGCACGTGGAGTCGCCATTGAAGCAATGAAGGCCGAGGGCTTGGATTACAACGCCCGCATGGAGGCTCTCGAGGATGTCACTTATCCGAAGCCTCTCGAGGAGCTACTCGATCAATCGTTCGAGACGTACCGCAAGGGTGCGCCATGGCTTTCCGACTTTGAGCTTGCTCCTAAGTCCATTGTTCGCGACATCTACGAACGCGCCATGAGCTTCGCAGAATACGTGAACTTGTACGGCATCGCACGGTCCGAGGGTGTCCTACTGCGATATCTCACGGATGCTTTCAAAGCTCTCCGCCAGACCGTTCCGCGCGATGCGTTGCGAGAGGATCTGGAAGATCTCATTGACTGGCTCGGCGAAGTTGTCCGTCAGACGGACTCCTCACTTCTTGACGAGTGGGAGCAACTCAGCGGCGATACCGTCGATGCGAACGACCTAACGGATCCATCAGAGATCTTGCCACCTGCTCCCCCGAAGGTCACCGCCAACGAACGCGCGTTCCGGGTGATGGTCCGCAATGAGATGTTCCGTCGCGTCCAGCTCTTCGCCGACGAAAAGGCTGAACTCTTAGGTGAGCTGGATGCATCCGCCGGATTCGATACCGAATTTTGGAACGATCTTCTGGACGAATACTTCGACGAGCACGATGACATCGACGACGGCCCCGCCGCCCGTGGACCAAATCTGCTCATCATCGATGCGTCCGAGGCCGCGAGTAAGCGCCAATGGAAAGTTCGACAAATATTTGCGGATCCTGCGGGGAACCACGACTGGGGTATCGAAGCCACCGTTGACTTGGACGCGTCCGACGAAGCCGGACAGGCAATCGTCACGTTGACCAGCGCAGGTCGTCTCGACGGATAA
- a CDS encoding methyltransferase domain-containing protein, with amino-acid sequence MKWDPQQYLKFSGHRDRPYFDLTGRVFADAPKKVVDLGCGPGNLTKTLADRWPDAQVVGLDASPEMIATAQTEYADIANLSFDEVDAKTWLPEADVDVIVSNAMLHWIPEHAELMGRWLDQLTPGAWFAVQVPGNFGAQSHAIMHDLAESPRWSSLVGGVLRHKDAVHQPHEYLHLLRQHGMTADVWETTYSHILPANPERHPVLEWTRGTTLRPLMAAFREREQQGRLTKDLNYQVFEAEYERHLVDAYPLDPSTKEAVFFFRRIFVVGQKLEG; translated from the coding sequence ATGAAGTGGGATCCGCAGCAATACCTCAAATTCTCTGGCCACCGAGACCGCCCATACTTTGACCTGACCGGCAGAGTCTTCGCGGACGCCCCGAAAAAGGTCGTGGACCTCGGGTGCGGCCCCGGCAACCTCACCAAAACTCTTGCTGACCGATGGCCGGACGCTCAGGTCGTCGGTCTCGATGCCTCCCCGGAGATGATTGCCACCGCTCAAACGGAATACGCGGATATCGCGAACCTATCCTTTGACGAAGTGGACGCCAAGACATGGCTGCCGGAAGCAGACGTAGATGTGATTGTCTCCAACGCCATGCTCCACTGGATTCCCGAGCACGCCGAGCTGATGGGTCGCTGGCTAGATCAGCTGACCCCTGGAGCTTGGTTCGCCGTGCAGGTACCGGGCAACTTCGGCGCCCAATCCCATGCCATCATGCACGATCTCGCTGAATCGCCACGATGGAGTTCGCTCGTGGGTGGGGTGCTTCGTCACAAGGACGCCGTGCATCAGCCCCACGAATACCTTCATCTACTCCGCCAGCACGGCATGACCGCCGACGTCTGGGAAACCACCTACTCGCATATTCTTCCGGCAAATCCCGAACGTCACCCAGTGTTGGAATGGACGCGCGGAACAACGTTGCGCCCCCTCATGGCGGCGTTCCGGGAACGCGAACAGCAAGGACGACTCACGAAGGACCTGAACTATCAAGTCTTCGAGGCTGAATACGAGCGGCACCTCGTTGACGCGTACCCGCTGGATCCGTCGACTAAGGAAGCTGTGTTCTTCTTCCGCCGCATTTTTGTGGTGGGCCAGAAGCTCGAAGGATAA
- a CDS encoding MBL fold metallo-hydrolase: MNTLLENRELVTVRGASVSEQDNRSYLITSKETGAQVLIDAADNIEQLRALIASAAEDSAQPTRVVMIATTHQHWDHVRALKDLAAETGATTTAGTEDIEAIEKESGLRPEHSLEHDDVGQFPGFDLRAIHLRGHTPGSIAFVYEDPTGSPIILSGDSLFPGGVGNTWKDPVRFASLISDVSARLFDRYPDDAVVYPGHGDPTTLGAERPHLDEWRERGW, encoded by the coding sequence ATGAATACATTGCTGGAGAACCGAGAGCTCGTGACCGTGCGGGGAGCATCGGTGAGCGAACAGGACAATCGCAGCTACCTCATCACGTCCAAAGAGACGGGCGCGCAGGTACTCATTGATGCTGCCGACAACATCGAACAACTGCGAGCGCTCATCGCTTCAGCCGCCGAAGATTCTGCGCAGCCCACGCGTGTGGTCATGATTGCAACGACGCACCAGCACTGGGATCATGTCCGCGCGCTCAAGGACCTCGCCGCAGAGACCGGCGCCACGACGACGGCCGGCACGGAGGACATTGAGGCTATTGAGAAGGAGTCCGGCTTACGTCCTGAACATTCTCTGGAGCACGACGACGTAGGTCAGTTCCCCGGGTTTGACTTGCGTGCGATTCACTTGCGTGGGCATACCCCGGGATCGATCGCTTTTGTCTACGAGGACCCCACGGGCAGCCCCATCATCCTGAGCGGCGATTCGCTCTTCCCCGGCGGGGTAGGAAATACGTGGAAGGACCCGGTGCGGTTCGCTTCGCTCATCTCCGATGTTTCGGCACGCTTGTTTGACCGGTACCCGGATGACGCCGTGGTCTATCCCGGACATGGTGACCCCACCACTCTTGGAGCCGAGCGTCCTCACCTGGACGAGTGGCGCGAGCGCGGCTGGTAG
- a CDS encoding GntR family transcriptional regulator encodes MKSTGSFEFEGINHQSSVPPFEQLKSQVIERVRTGSLLSGTKLPTVRHAASSVGLSVNTVARAYKELEEQRIIETNGRLGSFVRASVDEFADRMRDAAERYVEEALACGADEKRAALYVEAAFSAKLRE; translated from the coding sequence ATGAAGAGCACTGGATCGTTCGAATTTGAGGGCATCAACCATCAGTCGTCCGTGCCACCTTTTGAGCAATTGAAGAGCCAAGTGATCGAGCGGGTTCGCACGGGATCATTGTTGAGTGGGACGAAGTTGCCCACCGTGCGGCACGCTGCAAGTTCGGTTGGACTCTCCGTCAACACGGTGGCGCGAGCCTACAAGGAGCTGGAAGAGCAGCGAATTATTGAGACGAATGGGCGGCTTGGCTCATTCGTCCGGGCAAGTGTCGACGAATTTGCGGACCGGATGAGGGATGCGGCGGAGCGATACGTTGAAGAAGCGCTCGCGTGCGGTGCCGATGAGAAAAGGGCGGCGCTTTACGTGGAGGCGGCTTTTTCGGCGAAGCTTCGTGAGTAG